One window of the Actinomyces wuliandei genome contains the following:
- a CDS encoding winged helix-turn-helix transcriptional regulator, with protein MGSYGAACTAYRDSALLKQLKELVEDDFLERTDHGEPPPRVDYRLTRRGESLRPLVQTMWDWSDMWAWSEKEFEFSQEEAEQMRQAHETLGVPQVRQP; from the coding sequence GTGGGCAGCTACGGTGCTGCCTGCACGGCATATCGGGACTCCGCGCTGCTCAAGCAACTAAAAGAGCTGGTTGAGGACGACTTTCTTGAGCGTACCGACCACGGCGAGCCCCCGCCCAGGGTGGACTACCGCCTGACCCGTCGCGGAGAGAGCCTCAGGCCGCTTGTCCAGACCATGTGGGACTGGAGCGACATGTGGGCCTGGAGCGAGAAGGAGTTCGAGTTCTCCCAGGAGGAGGCGGAGCAGATGCGCCAGGCACACGAGACCCTGGGAGTCCCACAGGTCAGGCAGCCCTGA
- a CDS encoding sugar phosphate isomerase/epimerase family protein — protein MTSKAVNTSDPRYSKLTIGVCPDQWGVWFPEDPKQMDPRQAWEEMAEAGFEVIETGPWGYFPTDPKELQKWCDDYGMRVVAGTGWGILHKEEAWETTLTTFRAIAETHAAVGAEYIVHLPPLYRDDKTWEWTDDRVLSDDAWKLYVEHANALGQMLLDDYDLKMVLHPHGDSHIETPEEIARIFDATDPRYVNLCLDSGHVVYGGGDPVELCRKYPERITYVHIKAFDEAITKEAHEKDWPFGEAVTKGASVCPPAGLPEMHDFVDALADLDKPIYCICEQDCYPCDPSFPKPNAINMRTYLAECGLGLA, from the coding sequence ATGACGTCCAAGGCTGTCAACACCAGTGACCCCAGGTACTCCAAGCTGACCATCGGCGTGTGCCCCGACCAGTGGGGCGTCTGGTTCCCTGAGGACCCCAAGCAGATGGACCCCCGCCAGGCCTGGGAGGAGATGGCTGAGGCCGGCTTCGAGGTGATCGAGACCGGCCCCTGGGGCTACTTCCCCACCGACCCCAAGGAGCTCCAGAAGTGGTGCGACGACTACGGCATGCGGGTCGTGGCCGGCACCGGGTGGGGCATCCTCCACAAGGAGGAGGCCTGGGAGACCACGCTGACAACCTTCCGGGCCATCGCGGAGACCCACGCCGCCGTGGGCGCGGAGTACATCGTCCACCTGCCCCCGCTCTACCGCGACGACAAGACCTGGGAGTGGACCGACGACCGCGTGCTCTCCGACGACGCCTGGAAGCTCTACGTGGAGCACGCCAACGCCCTGGGGCAGATGCTCCTGGACGACTACGACCTCAAGATGGTCCTCCACCCCCACGGGGACTCCCACATCGAGACCCCCGAGGAGATCGCCCGCATCTTTGACGCCACCGACCCCAGGTACGTCAACCTCTGCCTGGACTCCGGCCACGTCGTCTACGGCGGCGGCGACCCGGTCGAGCTGTGCAGGAAGTACCCCGAGCGCATCACCTACGTCCACATCAAGGCCTTCGACGAGGCCATCACCAAGGAGGCCCACGAGAAGGACTGGCCCTTTGGCGAGGCGGTCACCAAGGGCGCCTCGGTCTGCCCGCCCGCAGGCCTGCCCGAGATGCACGACTTCGTTGACGCCCTGGCGGACCTCGACAAGCCCATCTACTGCATCTGCGAGCAGGACTGCTACCCCTGCGACCCGTCCTTCCCCAAGCCCAACGCCATCAACATGCGCACCTACCTGGCCGAGTGCGGCCTGGGGCTGGCCTGA
- a CDS encoding Gfo/Idh/MocA family protein produces the protein MSVRIGLIGAGGMGRAHVERIENELAGGRVVAVADLNLDAAKEVAEPLGATAYGSGAELIADPDVDAVLVATFGKVHAPDVIAAVEAGKYVLCEKPLATTPQDCIAIMDAEQKAGKKLVTVGFMRRFDPGYQEMRATLAGGELGYATLVHCRHRNPSVPEGYVTRNMIDDTAIHEIDTCRYLLNEEIVSVRVDAPRSTSRRFDHLRDPLVLVARTESGVLIDDEVNVNIQFGYSIECELVMEAGTIRLGDQNTTVTRDSHGNRNPICRSHVDRFHTAFNQEVQQWIRAVERDEHTGSTSWDGYAATCVVDAALESLENEGREVTVSTIDKPALYA, from the coding sequence ATGAGTGTCCGTATTGGACTGATCGGGGCCGGCGGCATGGGCCGCGCCCACGTCGAGCGCATTGAGAACGAGCTGGCTGGCGGGCGCGTCGTCGCCGTGGCCGACCTCAACCTGGATGCTGCCAAGGAGGTCGCCGAGCCCCTGGGTGCCACGGCCTACGGCAGCGGTGCCGAGCTCATCGCCGACCCCGATGTCGACGCCGTCCTGGTGGCGACCTTCGGCAAGGTCCACGCCCCTGACGTCATCGCCGCCGTCGAGGCGGGCAAGTACGTCCTGTGCGAGAAGCCGCTGGCCACCACGCCGCAGGACTGCATCGCCATCATGGATGCCGAGCAGAAGGCGGGAAAGAAGCTCGTCACCGTGGGCTTCATGCGCCGCTTCGACCCCGGCTACCAGGAGATGCGCGCCACCCTGGCCGGCGGGGAGCTTGGCTACGCCACCCTGGTGCACTGCCGCCACCGCAACCCCTCAGTGCCAGAGGGCTACGTCACGCGTAACATGATTGATGACACCGCCATCCACGAGATCGACACCTGCCGCTACCTGTTGAACGAGGAGATCGTCTCCGTGCGCGTGGACGCCCCGCGCTCCACCAGCCGCCGTTTTGACCACCTGCGTGACCCGCTGGTGCTGGTGGCCAGGACGGAGTCCGGCGTGCTCATTGACGACGAGGTCAACGTCAACATCCAGTTCGGCTACTCTATCGAGTGCGAGCTGGTCATGGAGGCCGGCACCATCCGCCTGGGGGACCAGAACACCACGGTCACCCGTGACTCCCACGGCAACCGCAACCCGATCTGCCGCAGCCACGTGGACCGCTTCCACACGGCCTTCAACCAGGAGGTCCAGCAGTGGATCCGCGCGGTGGAGCGCGACGAGCACACCGGGTCCACCTCCTGGGACGGCTACGCCGCCACCTGCGTGGTGGACGCCGCCCTGGAGTCCCTGGAGAACGAGGGTCGGGAAGTCACTGTCTCTACCATCGACAAGCCCGCCCTCTACGCCTGA
- a CDS encoding DsbA family oxidoreductase — MKVTYWSDYACPYCYIGRTRLGRAIDSLGLADEVELEMKSFELYPDAPYEVQGATVDRFARKYRLTTKAARQRVEAISSLGRAEGIDFNYATTLNTNMLDAHRLTKLAHELGVTGFEELCFHAYFVDNEVMADHDVLRRLAAEAGLPSREVERVLAGRDYADAVRADEREAHEMGVDAVPYFVVDDTYVITGSRPTEEMARVLYQASAESLGRQDDSVGGACGPQGCALP, encoded by the coding sequence ATGAAGGTGACCTACTGGTCCGACTACGCCTGCCCGTACTGCTACATTGGCAGGACGCGCCTAGGCAGGGCGATTGACAGCCTCGGGCTGGCCGACGAGGTCGAGCTCGAGATGAAGTCCTTTGAGCTCTACCCTGACGCCCCCTACGAGGTCCAGGGCGCCACGGTGGACAGGTTTGCCCGGAAGTACCGCCTCACCACCAAGGCGGCCCGACAGCGCGTCGAGGCGATCAGCAGCCTGGGACGCGCCGAGGGAATCGACTTCAACTACGCCACGACGCTCAACACCAACATGCTCGACGCCCACAGGCTGACCAAGCTCGCCCACGAGCTGGGCGTCACGGGCTTTGAGGAGCTGTGCTTCCACGCGTACTTCGTCGACAACGAAGTCATGGCCGACCACGACGTCCTGCGGCGCCTGGCGGCGGAGGCTGGCCTGCCCTCCCGGGAGGTAGAGCGGGTGCTGGCGGGCAGGGACTACGCCGACGCCGTGCGCGCCGACGAGCGCGAGGCCCACGAGATGGGTGTCGACGCCGTGCCGTACTTCGTGGTGGACGACACCTACGTCATCACTGGCAGCCGGCCCACCGAGGAGATGGCGCGCGTGCTCTACCAGGCCAGCGCCGAGAGCCTGGGCAGGCAGGACGACTCCGTCGGTGGTGCCTGTGGGCCCCAGGGGTGTGCGCTGCCATGA
- a CDS encoding MFS transporter produces the protein MTSPAPRSPLRLRLYAWVAGVLLGSLEGVLAVVVAGGAGRGAATAGLPGGGSGVEEATGGALGAANPAPAVPVALVLCAMVVVGALCGPRLSRLLGRRVADLGAGALIVAGALLAAALTGGEGPLGARTAGAVVAGLVGPAAAGAGAGLLLLVAPQVCHELSLPGHRRLMPQAMALMPAGAALVVLGGTLGARWLPDPARGAWLGVLVLGAVHLGVGISLPESPVWLAERGGDVRAFEALRRLHGNLEAAVAVDWARHEAGMAREQQRLTAADLRIPQIRQATVTSVVLVVAQEAPLGAAALVLAPAVADHLGGGARTVAAACVGWGVVSVLALLLGRVETLERLRFLRVVLGSVVAVVAATVLVTTTSAGGGGPSDADLPGGALAGTVVGCLVALVAGQYVLVLPACQGAVDPQIPPWLVGTQRRLVAVGQSLAHAGAIVVPLLVYQRWGLDVVGWVMFTLTVVALAVVLVRMPRALRAA, from the coding sequence ATGACCTCGCCCGCGCCGCGCAGCCCCTTGCGGCTGCGCCTGTACGCGTGGGTGGCAGGTGTGCTCCTGGGCTCCCTGGAGGGGGTGCTTGCGGTCGTCGTCGCAGGTGGCGCTGGCAGGGGCGCCGCAACGGCTGGCCTCCCAGGTGGGGGCAGCGGTGTGGAGGAGGCGACTGGCGGTGCGCTCGGCGCGGCCAACCCGGCGCCTGCCGTGCCGGTGGCCCTCGTCCTGTGCGCCATGGTTGTGGTGGGGGCGTTGTGCGGCCCGCGGCTGAGCCGCCTGCTCGGCAGGAGGGTGGCGGACCTGGGGGCCGGGGCGCTGATCGTGGCCGGGGCGCTGCTGGCGGCTGCCTTGACAGGGGGTGAGGGTCCCTTAGGCGCCAGGACCGCTGGTGCCGTGGTGGCTGGCCTGGTCGGGCCTGCTGCCGCAGGGGCTGGTGCGGGGCTCCTGCTGCTGGTGGCCCCCCAGGTCTGTCACGAGCTCTCCCTGCCCGGTCACAGACGCCTCATGCCCCAGGCGATGGCGCTTATGCCAGCGGGTGCTGCGCTGGTGGTGCTGGGGGGAACCCTGGGTGCGCGGTGGCTGCCGGATCCTGCGCGCGGGGCGTGGCTGGGTGTCCTCGTGCTGGGTGCCGTGCACCTGGGGGTGGGCATCAGCCTGCCCGAGAGTCCGGTCTGGCTGGCGGAACGGGGAGGGGACGTCAGAGCCTTCGAGGCGCTGCGGCGCCTGCATGGCAACCTGGAGGCTGCTGTCGCCGTCGACTGGGCCCGCCACGAGGCAGGCATGGCCCGCGAGCAGCAGCGGCTGACCGCCGCCGACCTCAGGATTCCCCAGATTCGCCAGGCCACCGTGACCAGCGTGGTGCTCGTGGTGGCGCAGGAGGCGCCCCTGGGGGCCGCTGCGCTCGTCCTGGCTCCTGCGGTGGCTGACCACCTGGGAGGAGGCGCGCGCACGGTCGCCGCCGCCTGCGTGGGCTGGGGCGTCGTCAGTGTCCTGGCCCTGCTCCTGGGGCGGGTGGAGACCCTGGAGCGGCTGCGCTTCCTGCGGGTGGTGCTGGGCAGCGTGGTCGCGGTGGTGGCTGCCACGGTGCTGGTGACCACCACTAGCGCTGGTGGCGGGGGACCGTCAGACGCGGACCTGCCAGGAGGGGCGCTGGCCGGGACTGTCGTCGGCTGCCTCGTCGCGCTGGTGGCAGGCCAGTACGTCCTGGTGCTGCCCGCATGCCAGGGTGCAGTAGATCCGCAGATTCCCCCGTGGCTGGTAGGCACCCAGCGTCGGCTGGTAGCGGTGGGGCAGTCCCTGGCCCATGCCGGCGCGATCGTGGTCCCCCTGCTGGTCTACCAGCGCTGGGGCCTGGACGTGGTGGGCTGGGTGATGTTCACCCTGACCGTGGTCGCGCTGGCGGTGGTGCTGGTCCGGATGCCGCGTGCGCTCAGGGCTGCCTGA
- a CDS encoding sugar phosphate isomerase/epimerase family protein: protein MVDIALDPNMYYRTMPTVRTLYKAAELGFEHVELSPNADFHLWHHRPAADDAFVAELNKAQKETGVRVRTLNPVFNWSSPVEEERTAQVSNWRRLLELADQLDVREITSEFSGDRNQARRSEEQWFRSIEELAPHFERYGIRLNMEAHPYDFVELHDPALRLVRAVNKDWIGYEFCCPHAFHLSDGAGDVERMIRTAHEAGKLREVHVADGFNHRANDGNRYIVNPPGADVTVHQHNEVGNGEVDWDAVFSTLRDIRFDGVLSVCVFGWHEHADDINRRVLARLKDELGA, encoded by the coding sequence GTGGTCGATATCGCCCTTGACCCCAACATGTACTACCGCACCATGCCCACCGTCCGCACCCTGTACAAGGCGGCCGAGCTGGGTTTTGAGCACGTGGAGCTGTCGCCCAACGCGGACTTCCACCTCTGGCACCACCGCCCGGCCGCCGACGACGCCTTCGTCGCCGAGCTGAACAAGGCGCAGAAGGAGACCGGTGTGCGGGTGCGCACCCTCAACCCGGTCTTCAACTGGTCCTCGCCGGTGGAGGAGGAGCGCACCGCTCAGGTCTCCAACTGGCGCCGCCTCCTGGAGCTGGCCGACCAGCTTGACGTGCGTGAGATCACCTCGGAGTTCTCCGGGGACCGCAACCAGGCCCGCCGCAGCGAGGAGCAGTGGTTCCGCTCCATTGAGGAGCTGGCCCCGCACTTCGAGCGCTACGGGATCCGCCTCAACATGGAGGCCCACCCCTACGACTTCGTCGAGCTGCACGACCCGGCCCTGCGCCTGGTGCGTGCGGTCAACAAGGACTGGATCGGCTACGAGTTCTGCTGCCCGCACGCCTTCCACCTGTCTGACGGCGCCGGCGACGTGGAGCGGATGATCCGCACCGCCCACGAGGCCGGCAAGCTGCGCGAGGTCCACGTTGCCGACGGCTTCAACCACCGTGCCAACGACGGCAACCGCTACATCGTCAACCCGCCCGGCGCCGATGTCACCGTGCACCAGCACAACGAGGTCGGTAACGGCGAGGTCGACTGGGACGCGGTGTTCTCCACCCTGAGGGACATCCGCTTTGACGGCGTGCTGTCGGTGTGCGTCTTCGGCTGGCACGAGCACGCCGACGACATCAACCGGCGCGTCCTGGCCCGCCTCAAGGACGAGCTCGGCGCCTGA